Proteins from a single region of Verrucomicrobiales bacterium:
- a CDS encoding DUF1549 domain-containing protein yields MANNEHPDVSTEFPVDPDGREALNIEMPAARVFKHSHFALAASLMLLCWGTSVDAADHRDRSQVRESDREWWAFRPLSNPEPPELKTAKRGGNPIDAFLMQRLEQQKLSLNPSADRRTLIRRASFDLRGLPPAPEEVEAFVNDRKPGAWLRVIRSFLDSPRYGERWARHWLDVARFAESSGFEHDYDRPNAYHYRDFVIKALNEDMPYDRFVRWQIAGDEFEPDNPLALMATGFLGAGVFPTQITANEVERTRYDALDDMLSTTGSAMLGLTVGCARCHDHKFDAIPSNDYYRMLSSFTTTVRSDIELDLHPEENRKAKEAFEREHAPLITELRRYEAQDLPRNFDAWLATGAPVKSGTDWELLEATDLRSKAGATFKRLEDGSYLAEGKNGDSDTYTFTAQTSLRELRALRVEAMAHSSMPKGGPGRADNGNIGLSKLRLFAAATNGGPTNELKLARARATFEQNGAHLSVASALDTDPRTGWAVDPQFGTNHAAIFELEQPAQFPETMRLVVQLEFALNSRHNIGRPRLSITGVEAAPLGGETITPQIAAVLEKAQARKPIPAPERTELIAWWRVSDPGWRKAQAQVLAHQKQAPKPKLTKVLICGEGYPALRMHTQGADFLPETHFLQRGSTDLKRGVATQGFLQVLLRGTDPSPEHLWRSEPPAQAKYSGRRRALATWMTDPDRGAGHLLARVMVNRLWQHHFGQGLVVTPNDFGVQGAKPSHPELLDWLAAELIRGGWRLKPIHQLLMTSDAYQQSSLLDEHKRQVDPANTLFSRRVPERLQGEAIRDSLLWVSGALDTNMFGPGTLDENSRRRSIYFTIKRSQLVPSMTAFDAPEPLVSQGTRPTTTVAPQALWLMNSPAVRGWASLFGQRVKGAKPMSHSERVAKAYSLALNRRPTRQETLESVRFIETQLTRYRSENKSDAEDLALTDFAQVVLNLNEFVYVE; encoded by the coding sequence ATGGCAAATAATGAGCACCCCGATGTTTCGACGGAATTCCCAGTTGACCCGGATGGCCGTGAGGCGCTGAATATCGAAATGCCAGCCGCTCGAGTCTTCAAACACAGCCACTTCGCCCTGGCGGCGAGCCTCATGCTCCTTTGCTGGGGAACAAGCGTGGATGCAGCAGACCACCGGGATCGAAGCCAGGTCCGAGAAAGCGACCGTGAGTGGTGGGCGTTTCGCCCGCTGAGCAACCCTGAGCCGCCGGAGCTGAAGACCGCCAAGCGGGGAGGGAATCCGATCGATGCGTTCCTCATGCAGCGACTCGAGCAACAAAAGCTGAGTCTAAACCCATCGGCTGATCGTCGAACCCTGATTCGCCGGGCCTCATTCGATCTCCGAGGCCTGCCGCCCGCTCCGGAAGAAGTCGAGGCCTTCGTGAACGACCGTAAACCCGGAGCGTGGTTGCGCGTGATCCGGAGTTTTCTGGACAGTCCCCGCTACGGTGAGCGATGGGCCAGACACTGGCTGGACGTGGCTCGCTTTGCAGAGAGTTCGGGATTTGAGCACGACTACGACCGTCCGAACGCCTACCATTATCGGGATTTTGTCATCAAGGCGTTGAACGAAGACATGCCGTACGACCGGTTTGTGAGATGGCAGATCGCGGGGGATGAGTTTGAGCCCGACAATCCCTTGGCTTTGATGGCCACCGGCTTTTTGGGCGCGGGGGTGTTCCCCACGCAGATCACCGCCAATGAAGTCGAGCGGACGCGCTACGACGCGCTCGACGACATGCTCTCGACCACGGGGAGCGCGATGCTGGGGCTGACAGTCGGCTGTGCGCGCTGTCACGACCACAAGTTCGATGCGATACCCAGCAACGACTACTATCGCATGCTTTCCTCGTTCACCACAACCGTGCGCAGCGACATCGAATTGGACCTCCATCCAGAAGAGAACCGGAAGGCGAAGGAAGCATTCGAGCGGGAGCACGCCCCCTTGATCACTGAGCTTCGCCGGTATGAAGCCCAAGACCTGCCACGGAACTTCGATGCCTGGCTGGCCACCGGAGCTCCGGTTAAGTCAGGCACCGATTGGGAGCTGCTCGAAGCCACCGATCTGCGCTCGAAAGCCGGCGCCACGTTCAAGCGACTGGAAGACGGCTCCTATCTTGCAGAAGGCAAGAACGGGGACTCAGATACCTATACCTTCACGGCCCAAACGAGTCTCCGCGAACTGCGAGCGCTCCGGGTCGAGGCGATGGCGCATTCCTCCATGCCCAAAGGCGGTCCCGGCCGGGCCGACAATGGAAACATCGGGCTGAGCAAGCTCCGGCTCTTTGCCGCTGCGACCAACGGCGGCCCGACCAACGAGCTTAAACTCGCGCGCGCACGCGCCACGTTCGAGCAGAACGGGGCCCATCTCTCGGTGGCATCGGCACTCGACACAGATCCCCGAACGGGGTGGGCGGTGGACCCGCAGTTCGGCACGAACCATGCAGCCATCTTCGAGCTCGAACAACCGGCGCAGTTCCCGGAGACGATGCGACTGGTGGTACAGCTCGAATTCGCGTTGAACAGCCGGCACAACATTGGACGTCCGCGCCTTTCAATAACGGGCGTCGAAGCCGCTCCACTGGGCGGCGAAACCATCACTCCCCAGATCGCCGCGGTTTTGGAAAAGGCTCAGGCGCGAAAACCGATCCCCGCCCCAGAACGTACCGAGCTCATCGCGTGGTGGCGGGTTTCCGACCCCGGCTGGCGAAAAGCCCAGGCCCAGGTACTGGCGCATCAGAAGCAGGCACCCAAACCCAAACTCACGAAAGTGCTCATCTGCGGGGAAGGCTATCCGGCGCTGCGCATGCACACACAGGGTGCCGACTTTCTGCCTGAAACTCATTTCCTGCAGCGCGGGAGCACGGATCTCAAGCGCGGGGTCGCGACTCAAGGATTTCTCCAGGTGCTCTTGCGCGGGACAGATCCGAGTCCTGAACATCTTTGGCGATCCGAACCACCGGCACAGGCGAAGTATTCCGGCCGTCGACGTGCCCTGGCGACGTGGATGACCGACCCCGATCGAGGAGCAGGCCACCTGTTGGCCCGCGTGATGGTGAATCGCCTCTGGCAGCACCATTTCGGGCAGGGCCTCGTCGTCACTCCTAACGACTTCGGAGTTCAGGGCGCCAAGCCCAGCCATCCCGAGCTCTTGGATTGGCTCGCAGCCGAACTGATTCGTGGCGGTTGGCGGTTAAAGCCCATTCACCAGCTGCTCATGACCAGCGATGCCTATCAGCAAAGTTCCCTTCTGGACGAGCACAAGCGCCAGGTCGACCCAGCTAACACTCTGTTCTCTCGCCGGGTACCGGAACGTCTGCAAGGCGAAGCGATCCGTGACAGCCTGCTGTGGGTGTCGGGTGCGCTGGACACCAACATGTTTGGTCCGGGCACCTTGGATGAGAACAGCCGGCGACGAAGCATTTATTTCACGATCAAGCGAAGCCAGCTGGTGCCTTCCATGACCGCGTTTGATGCCCCTGAGCCCTTGGTCAGCCAGGGAACGCGCCCCACGACCACCGTGGCGCCCCAAGCACTTTGGCTGATGAACAGCCCCGCAGTTCGAGGGTGGGCTTCCCTCTTCGGCCAGCGTGTGAAGGGGGCAAAACCAATGTCTCACAGTGAACGCGTGGCGAAGGCCTATTCACTCGCCCTCAACCGCCGGCCCACCCGGCAGGAGACCCTGGAATCGGTCAGGTTTATCGAGACTCAGCTCACTCGCTATCGCTCGGAAAATAAATCCGACGCAGAGGACCTGGCACTCACGGACTTCGCTCAAGTGGTTTTGAATCTCAATGAATTCGTCTATGTCGAATGA
- a CDS encoding AGE family epimerase/isomerase has protein sequence MDGLSLQDLDRYRSVYRDGLLQNTLPFWLPRCIDREQGGYLTALGEDGAVLQTDKSVWFQGRLAWLLSTLYQTVEPRPEWLEYAKHGIDFINRHCFDTDGRMFFLVTRDGRPLRKRRYCFSELFAIIALAAYGKAANDEGCRRQALALFRSVLQFQGEPKINPDTRPMKGLVMPMILIVTAQELRKATGDPLCTEVIDRCVNEIERDFLKPELRCLMETVGPGGELIDTFDGRLINPGHAIEAGWFLLEEARQRGGHEKITRLGATIVEWMTNWGWDTEHGGILYFRDVKNLPCAEYWHDMKFWWPHNEAIIGNLLAYLMTGEVKFADWHRKIHDWSYSHFPDPVHGEWYGYLHRDGSISTRLKGNIWKGPFHLPRMQWYCWQRLDEEIQRQGGSLSTS, from the coding sequence ATGGACGGGCTCAGCCTCCAGGACCTCGACCGGTATCGTTCCGTCTATCGCGACGGCTTGCTGCAGAACACCCTGCCCTTTTGGTTGCCCCGCTGCATTGATCGAGAGCAGGGCGGCTATCTGACGGCGCTGGGTGAGGATGGAGCCGTGCTGCAAACCGACAAATCGGTGTGGTTCCAAGGTCGGCTTGCGTGGCTATTGTCCACTCTCTATCAGACCGTTGAGCCGCGGCCCGAGTGGCTGGAATATGCCAAGCACGGAATCGACTTCATCAACCGCCATTGCTTTGACACCGACGGCCGCATGTTCTTCCTGGTGACTCGAGACGGTCGGCCGCTAAGAAAGCGCCGTTACTGCTTCTCGGAGCTCTTTGCGATCATCGCTCTGGCAGCTTATGGAAAAGCCGCCAACGATGAAGGATGCCGTCGTCAAGCGCTCGCCCTCTTCCGCTCAGTACTCCAATTTCAAGGCGAACCAAAAATCAATCCGGACACCAGACCTATGAAGGGACTGGTGATGCCCATGATTCTGATAGTCACTGCGCAGGAACTCCGAAAAGCCACGGGGGATCCACTGTGCACGGAAGTGATCGATCGCTGCGTGAACGAGATCGAGCGCGATTTCTTGAAACCCGAACTGCGCTGCTTGATGGAAACCGTGGGGCCGGGAGGAGAGTTGATCGACACCTTCGACGGACGCCTGATCAATCCGGGGCACGCCATCGAGGCCGGCTGGTTTCTGCTGGAGGAGGCGCGCCAACGCGGCGGGCACGAGAAAATCACCCGCTTGGGCGCCACCATCGTCGAGTGGATGACGAACTGGGGCTGGGATACGGAGCACGGCGGCATCCTCTACTTTCGCGATGTGAAGAACCTCCCCTGTGCCGAATACTGGCATGACATGAAATTCTGGTGGCCGCACAACGAGGCGATCATTGGCAATCTACTCGCTTACCTGATGACCGGCGAGGTCAAGTTCGCCGATTGGCATCGCAAGATTCATGACTGGTCATACAGTCACTTTCCTGACCCTGTTCACGGCGAATGGTACGGCTACCTCCACCGCGACGGCTCCATCTCCACTCGACTCAAGGGCAACATCTGGAAAGGACCGTTCCATCTCCCCCGCATGCAGTGGTATTGCTGGCAAAGGCTGGACGAGGAAATCCAGCGGCAAGGCGGTTCTTTGTCAACATCCTAA
- a CDS encoding DUF1501 domain-containing protein: MNSSMSNDPSLINRRQMLLRSGGGAGLLGMAALFQDSGLLLPSAKAAAANPLAPHPAHFPTKAKSVIWLFMNGGPSQVDTWDYKPELAKRDGKELEGFDKKTGFFVDSVGPLMKSPFGWAQHGQSGTWASDLFPYLSQQVDKMAFIHSCHTESNNHSPALFMINTGTTRMGWPCVGSWVTYGLGSESRNLPAFVVMSDPLDRGLPKGNASNWGAGFLPSVFQGTWLKPKGEPIDNLKPPGGMGDPAQRAQLDLLAKLNRQRLARSPAESELSARIESFELAYRMQTAAPEAFDVEREPEHLKRLYGLDQKHCRHFAAQCLMARRMVERGVRCVQIYSGGMENQRSWDGHEDIVGNHRGFARETDQPIAGLLADLEQRGLLDETLVIWGGEFGRLPMSQKGKNPGRDHNPHAFTYWLAGGGTKAGTHFGSTDEIGHKAAQDRVSVNDLHATILHLLGFDHERLTYFHNGRNFRLTDVAGEVVKQVIA; the protein is encoded by the coding sequence ATGAATTCGTCTATGTCGAATGACCCGTCCCTGATCAACCGTCGGCAGATGTTGCTCCGTTCAGGCGGCGGGGCTGGGCTTCTGGGCATGGCAGCGTTGTTCCAGGATTCCGGGCTGCTGCTTCCCTCGGCCAAGGCTGCCGCAGCCAACCCCCTGGCACCGCATCCGGCCCATTTCCCCACCAAAGCCAAGTCCGTCATCTGGCTGTTCATGAACGGAGGCCCCAGCCAGGTGGACACCTGGGATTACAAGCCCGAGCTGGCGAAGCGAGATGGTAAGGAGCTTGAGGGTTTCGACAAAAAGACCGGGTTTTTCGTGGATTCGGTGGGACCGCTGATGAAATCCCCGTTCGGCTGGGCTCAACACGGGCAGAGCGGAACCTGGGCTAGCGACCTGTTCCCGTACCTCTCGCAGCAGGTGGACAAGATGGCTTTTATTCATTCCTGCCACACAGAGTCCAACAATCATAGCCCTGCCCTGTTCATGATCAACACGGGAACGACGCGCATGGGCTGGCCGTGCGTGGGGTCGTGGGTCACGTACGGCCTAGGGAGCGAAAGCCGCAACCTTCCCGCTTTCGTGGTCATGAGCGATCCCCTGGATCGAGGGCTGCCGAAGGGCAATGCCAGCAACTGGGGCGCCGGCTTTTTGCCCAGCGTCTTTCAGGGCACCTGGCTCAAACCCAAGGGGGAACCGATCGATAACCTCAAGCCGCCGGGCGGCATGGGTGATCCCGCCCAACGGGCTCAACTGGATTTACTGGCCAAGCTCAACCGTCAACGGCTGGCGCGATCTCCGGCGGAGAGTGAACTCAGCGCCCGGATCGAGAGCTTCGAACTCGCGTATCGAATGCAGACGGCCGCTCCGGAAGCCTTCGACGTCGAACGTGAGCCTGAGCACCTCAAGCGGCTGTACGGTCTCGACCAAAAACATTGCCGCCACTTCGCGGCGCAATGCTTGATGGCTCGACGCATGGTGGAGCGAGGTGTCCGCTGCGTTCAGATCTACTCCGGAGGTATGGAAAACCAACGCAGTTGGGATGGGCATGAGGATATTGTGGGCAACCACCGCGGGTTTGCTCGGGAAACGGATCAACCCATCGCGGGGCTCTTGGCCGACCTGGAACAGCGGGGTTTGCTGGACGAAACGCTGGTCATTTGGGGAGGAGAGTTTGGGAGATTACCCATGTCGCAAAAGGGCAAGAATCCTGGACGGGATCACAATCCGCATGCCTTTACCTACTGGCTCGCGGGGGGAGGAACCAAGGCGGGAACCCATTTCGGATCCACGGACGAAATTGGTCACAAGGCAGCCCAGGACCGAGTGAGCGTCAACGATCTCCACGCAACCATCCTGCACCTGCTTGGATTCGATCACGAACGCTTGACCTACTTTCACAACGGCCGAAACTTCCGACTTACCGACGTCGCAGGCGAGGTGGTTAAACAGGTGATCGCTTAG
- a CDS encoding cellulase family glycosylhydrolase has translation MNWLSALLGLVVSLASLAHCAGAALGLSVGSEGQLLLEGRRYRGVGVNYYDLFVRQIPDPTDRTAQLGMEQLASFKIPFVRFSAGGYWPHDWRLYQTNRAEYFARLDSVVRTAERLGIGLIPSLFWHYSTVPDLVGEPVSAWGRTNSQTHSFMREYTRQTVTRYQSSRAIWAWEFGNEYNLPADLPNAAEHRAPVVPALGTPSFRSPADDLSHAMIRVAVREFAAEVRRHDAHRMIVSGHAFPRTSAWHQAAEGSWRPDSPEQFALVIAADNPLPVDSLCVRAYDLTNDVGRIPLAMQASRDLKKPLFVGEFGVPGPDTKQARKVFASLLGNIETGGVPLAALWVYDFQAQANEWSVTLSNARGWQLEEIRAVNQRIGNAKSSH, from the coding sequence ATGAACTGGTTGAGCGCGCTTCTTGGTCTGGTTGTCAGTCTGGCTTCGCTCGCCCATTGCGCGGGAGCGGCGTTGGGCCTTTCGGTTGGATCGGAGGGTCAATTGCTACTCGAGGGCAGGCGCTACCGCGGGGTGGGAGTAAATTACTACGACTTGTTCGTCAGGCAGATTCCGGACCCTACGGATCGGACAGCCCAGCTAGGAATGGAACAGTTGGCGAGTTTCAAGATTCCGTTTGTCCGCTTTTCAGCGGGTGGTTACTGGCCGCACGATTGGCGGTTGTACCAAACAAATCGGGCTGAGTATTTTGCCCGGCTGGATTCGGTGGTGAGAACCGCTGAACGCTTGGGAATCGGGCTTATACCCTCACTGTTTTGGCATTACAGCACGGTTCCTGATCTGGTGGGCGAGCCAGTCAGCGCTTGGGGCCGGACCAATAGTCAGACTCATAGTTTCATGCGGGAGTATACCCGCCAGACGGTGACGCGTTACCAGTCTTCTCGCGCCATCTGGGCCTGGGAGTTTGGAAACGAGTACAACCTGCCAGCCGACCTTCCCAATGCCGCAGAACATCGCGCCCCGGTAGTGCCGGCTTTGGGCACGCCCTCGTTTCGCTCTCCCGCTGATGACCTGAGCCACGCGATGATTCGGGTGGCTGTTCGAGAGTTTGCGGCTGAGGTCCGTCGCCATGATGCGCATCGGATGATTGTGAGCGGTCATGCGTTTCCCCGCACCTCGGCTTGGCATCAGGCCGCGGAAGGTAGCTGGCGTCCGGATAGTCCGGAGCAGTTTGCGCTGGTGATCGCTGCCGACAATCCGCTTCCCGTCGACAGCCTCTGCGTTCGAGCCTATGACCTGACCAACGATGTAGGTCGGATTCCTTTAGCGATGCAGGCGTCCCGGGACTTGAAAAAGCCGCTTTTCGTTGGTGAGTTTGGCGTTCCTGGTCCGGACACGAAACAAGCCAGGAAGGTCTTTGCGTCGCTACTCGGAAACATTGAGACCGGCGGCGTGCCTCTGGCGGCGCTCTGGGTCTATGATTTTCAGGCCCAGGCAAACGAATGGAGCGTGACCCTTTCGAACGCGCGGGGTTGGCAGCTCGAGGAGATCCGAGCTGTCAATCAGCGGATAGGGAACGCAAAATCCAGCCACTAG
- a CDS encoding ThuA domain-containing protein, translating to MMTIRLLFKCLTVCFLLWALGPTAFGADLESPWVVYPGGSGPGKGKSVVLVSGDEEYRSEEALSQLGKILSVRHGFKCTVLYAIDPATGTINPNVSFNIPGLQALETADLLIIATRFRNLPDDQMRQIDNYLKAGLPVIGMRTATHAFRIPAERRDWIHYDYRYNGPTNWVHRDPKYDGDKRGWLGGFGGTVLGDTWFYHHGYHNHQSTRGLIAPGASSLRLTRGLKDGDIWGPTDVYAVRLPLPAGSIPIVLGQSMNRRGPFDQNDAFLGMRPTDTEVAGIAHNPTADRGDDRYNPNDPPLPVAWTKTYQVPDGRRGRAFVTTMGSATDLASAGTRRMLVNAVYWCVGLERKIPRGGTGVELVGDYQPTGYRFFDNGYWKKKMLKPSSFALP from the coding sequence ATGATGACGATCCGACTTCTGTTTAAATGCCTCACAGTTTGCTTCCTTCTATGGGCGCTGGGGCCAACTGCTTTCGGTGCTGACTTGGAGTCACCCTGGGTTGTCTATCCAGGAGGCTCTGGTCCAGGTAAGGGCAAGAGTGTGGTCCTGGTGTCAGGGGATGAGGAGTATCGCTCCGAGGAAGCTCTGAGTCAGTTGGGGAAGATCCTTTCGGTACGCCATGGATTTAAGTGCACAGTGCTGTATGCCATTGATCCGGCCACCGGAACCATCAATCCGAACGTGTCATTCAACATACCGGGTTTACAAGCCTTGGAAACGGCGGATCTCCTGATCATTGCGACCCGATTCCGCAATTTGCCGGATGACCAAATGCGTCAGATAGACAACTATCTGAAGGCCGGTCTCCCTGTCATCGGGATGCGTACCGCGACACATGCCTTCCGCATCCCGGCCGAGCGGCGGGATTGGATTCACTACGACTATCGATATAACGGCCCGACCAACTGGGTGCATCGTGACCCAAAGTATGATGGAGACAAGCGAGGTTGGCTGGGCGGATTCGGTGGAACTGTGCTGGGTGACACCTGGTTTTACCATCACGGTTATCATAATCATCAAAGCACCCGTGGACTCATCGCGCCCGGCGCATCGTCCCTTCGTCTCACGCGCGGGTTGAAAGATGGCGATATTTGGGGGCCGACCGATGTCTATGCCGTTCGTCTGCCTCTGCCCGCTGGATCCATACCGATCGTTCTAGGCCAGTCGATGAATCGACGAGGGCCTTTTGATCAGAACGACGCGTTTTTGGGCATGAGGCCCACCGACACCGAGGTGGCCGGCATCGCTCACAACCCTACTGCCGACCGTGGAGACGATCGTTACAATCCCAACGATCCACCACTTCCTGTGGCCTGGACCAAGACCTATCAAGTTCCGGACGGTCGCCGAGGCAGAGCTTTTGTTACCACGATGGGATCCGCGACGGATCTTGCCTCCGCCGGGACCCGTCGAATGCTGGTGAACGCGGTCTATTGGTGTGTGGGGCTGGAAAGGAAGATTCCTCGAGGTGGAACAGGTGTAGAGCTCGTCGGGGACTACCAACCGACCGGATATCGCTTCTTTGATAACGGCTATTGGAAGAAGAAAATGCTGAAACCTTCTTCCTTCGCCCTGCCATGA